The window GCGACACGTTTGCCTTTCGCCTGATCCTGACTTCCTCATCGGGCTATTTGCTGAGCACGTTGTCGTCGGTCGATTTGTCGCTGGCAGCCCGAGCTTGGGGCTGGAGTTCGGTGGCCTATGAACGCGGCTTGCCGCAAGCGCTGGCTGCAGCTCGAGAATCGACGGCGGCGGACGAACAACTATTGGTGCTCGCGCCGAGTTGGCTGGGACTAAGCATCTAACGGCATGCGAGTTGCTTTTATACCGCCAAGTTCGTGTGCTGGCCATCATTTTGACAGCCGGCACTCATGCTTCGCAGTTGATTGGAGAAGAAAGCCCAAACCATGTTTGGATTTACGCAATTCGAGTTGTTGCTGTTCACCTTGCCTGCCATTGGTCTGGCGATGCTCGCGCAGATGTGGGTTAGCTCAGCCTATTCTAAAGGGCTGCAGTTTGGCTCACGGTTGAGCGGTTACCAAGCCGCACGGTTGATTCTGGATCGCGCGGGTTTGCACGATGTGCAGATTGAGCCGGTCGATGGACATATGACCGATCACTACGACCCGCGCGACAAAGTGCTGCGGCTCAGTAGCGACGTTTTTCACGGACGCACTTTGACGGCAGTGGGTATCGCTGCGCACGAAGCGGGCCATGCGATTCAGGACGGCGTGGGTTACGTGCCGCTGATCGTTCGTAACTTTGCCGTTCCCGCGGCGAACTTCGGCAGTGGCGCCGGCGGCATCTTGATGTTGCTGGGCGTGATGCTGAGCTTCAAGCCGTTGCTCGCGCTCGGCATTGTGGTGTTTAGCGGCGTGGTGTTTTTTCAGCTCATCAACTTGCCGGTCGAGTTCAATGCCAGCACGCGGGCCAAGCGGTTGCTGGTGTCGGAAGACATCGTGCCGCAGAGCGAAATGGGGCCGGTGAAGAGCGTGCTGAATGCAGCCGCGCTGACGTATGTGGCTGGCACGCTGCAAGCCGTGCTCACGCTGGTGTACTACGTGTTGCACTTCACGAGCGACCGTTCGCGGGCGTAGTTGAATC is drawn from Anatilimnocola floriformis and contains these coding sequences:
- a CDS encoding zinc metallopeptidase; the encoded protein is MFGFTQFELLLFTLPAIGLAMLAQMWVSSAYSKGLQFGSRLSGYQAARLILDRAGLHDVQIEPVDGHMTDHYDPRDKVLRLSSDVFHGRTLTAVGIAAHEAGHAIQDGVGYVPLIVRNFAVPAANFGSGAGGILMLLGVMLSFKPLLALGIVVFSGVVFFQLINLPVEFNASTRAKRLLVSEDIVPQSEMGPVKSVLNAAALTYVAGTLQAVLTLVYYVLHFTSDRSRA